The bacterium genome segment ACAAATCCCAAAACAGGCGATAAAAGACTGTTGCAATGCTTTTAAGAAATTTTTTAATAAGGAGTCAAACTTCCCTAAATTTAAGAGTAGAAAGAAGTCAATACCATCTTTCTATAATGATACTCATAAATTATCAGTAAAAGAAACATCAGTTCTTATAGAAAAAGTAGGATGGATTGAATTGTCGGAAGACAATAGAATTCCGGTAAAATCAGATAAGATAAAATATTATAATCCGAGGATAACTCATGATGGGAAATACTGGTATATATCTGCAGGTATTGATGAGAAAGTTGATGGTCGGGAATTATCTGATAAATCTATAGGAATCGATGTGGGAATTAGCTCTCTGGCTATATGCAGTAATGGTATAAAATTTAAGAACATTAATAAGACTAAAAAGGTTAAGAAACTAAAAAAGAAGTTAAAAAGATTTCAAAGACAGGTGTCAAGGAAATATTTAATCAATAAGGAAGGAGAGAAGTTCGCCAAAACTAATAATATTATAAAACTTGAAAGAAAGATAAAATTGCTTCATAGGAGATTGAAGAATATAAGAAATAATTATATTCATCAGTCAACTTCTACGATAGTGAAAACCAAACCTCGTAGAATAATTATGGAAACATTAAATATCTCCGGTATGATGAAGAATAAACATTTATCTAAAGCAATACAGGAACAATGTTTATATAAGTTTAAAGAAACGTTAAGATATAAATGTGAGAAATATGGAATACAATTTATTGAAGCAGATAAATT includes the following:
- a CDS encoding transposase is translated as MITGVKVRLIPDKEQEKLLWQSSGTARWAYNWCLDKQINNYKNGGKFIPDGVMRKELTELKKSEEYKWLNNISAQIPKQAIKDCCNAFKKFFNKESNFPKFKSRKKSIPSFYNDTHKLSVKETSVLIEKVGWIELSEDNRIPVKSDKIKYYNPRITHDGKYWYISAGIDEKVDGRELSDKSIGIDVGISSLAICSNGIKFKNINKTKKVKKLKKKLKRFQRQVSRKYLINKEGEKFAKTNNIIKLERKIKLLHRRLKNIRNNYIHQSTSTIVKTKPRRIIMETLNISGMMKNKHLSKAIQEQCLYKFKETLRYKCEKYGIQFIEADKFYPSSKMCSHCGYIRKDLKLSDRTYICPECGLVIDRDYNASINLEHYEVPVTQSS